A single region of the Paraburkholderia sp. SOS3 genome encodes:
- a CDS encoding fimbrial protein, with protein sequence MKLRLSTLVLVAGGLFCIASINARAADGTITIQGSVSDTTCSINGAASGTPADISVTLPTVQAGSLASAGAVAGTSNMGDIQMVLSGCSGAATKAVARFENGSTVDQSSGYLKNTAGTNGAQNVQVRLLNASMQPINIVTGQNNDVASNGTAITGGSAVLKYFAQYFATGKAEAGNVSTSVQYTMQYQ encoded by the coding sequence ATGAAACTGCGCCTTTCCACGCTCGTTCTGGTTGCGGGTGGTCTCTTCTGTATCGCATCGATCAATGCTCGCGCCGCTGACGGCACGATTACGATCCAGGGTTCGGTATCGGATACGACGTGTTCGATCAACGGCGCCGCATCCGGTACGCCGGCCGACATTTCGGTCACGCTGCCGACGGTCCAGGCAGGCTCGCTGGCGTCGGCGGGCGCGGTCGCCGGCACGTCGAACATGGGCGACATTCAGATGGTTCTGAGCGGCTGTTCCGGCGCGGCGACGAAGGCTGTCGCACGTTTCGAAAACGGCTCGACGGTTGACCAGTCCTCCGGCTACCTGAAGAACACGGCGGGCACGAACGGCGCGCAGAACGTCCAGGTGCGTTTGCTCAATGCGAGCATGCAGCCGATCAATATCGTGACCGGCCAGAACAACGATGTCGCCAGCAACGGCACGGCGATTACCGGCGGTTCGGCGGTGCTCAAGTATTTCGCGCAGTACTTCGCGACGGGCAAGGCCGAGGCGGGCAATGTGTCGACGTCGGTGCAATACACGATGCAATACCAGTAA
- a CDS encoding H-NS histone family protein, with product MATYKQLTAQLEKLHKEMSLARDKEVAQAIADIKEKIAEYGITAEELGFSSKRQATRKAALPPKYRNPKTGETWSGRGRAPGWLAGKNRDRFLIEE from the coding sequence ATGGCCACATATAAGCAGCTGACTGCGCAACTCGAAAAACTTCATAAGGAAATGTCGCTTGCGCGCGATAAGGAAGTCGCGCAAGCCATTGCCGACATCAAGGAGAAGATTGCCGAATACGGCATTACCGCCGAGGAGCTCGGTTTTTCGAGCAAACGCCAGGCGACGCGCAAAGCGGCTCTTCCGCCCAAGTACCGGAACCCGAAGACTGGCGAGACCTGGAGCGGCCGCGGCCGCGCCCCGGGCTGGCTGGCTGGGAAGAATCGCGACCGGTTCCTCATCGAAGAGTAG
- a CDS encoding BON domain-containing protein — MTHSGSRHRRMRMGVPGRAVRAFLSVAAALCLCHGLPSYAGPLASAAASAAVAPPLERKNWFNDPFFALSHTLPGCPLPLGPLMTRAQMEDDAHYRVERGTTCWLAHKCTKPNSYMYDQPIAEAIRAHFADSRQFDGTSLWITVQRRFVYAEGCAPASFDRQALRQQLEAIPDVEQVFIRVGTGVSAPAPYKTLAAPDRPTGADDAQ, encoded by the coding sequence ATGACACACTCGGGTAGCCGACATCGCCGTATGCGCATGGGCGTCCCCGGCCGGGCGGTCCGCGCGTTTTTGTCCGTGGCGGCAGCGCTGTGCCTGTGCCATGGCCTGCCGTCGTACGCGGGCCCGCTGGCTTCAGCGGCTGCATCGGCCGCCGTCGCGCCGCCGCTCGAACGCAAGAACTGGTTCAACGACCCGTTCTTCGCACTGTCCCACACGCTTCCCGGCTGTCCGCTTCCGCTAGGCCCGCTGATGACCCGCGCGCAGATGGAGGACGACGCGCATTACCGGGTCGAACGCGGCACGACCTGCTGGCTCGCGCACAAATGCACGAAACCGAACTCCTATATGTACGATCAGCCGATTGCCGAGGCGATCCGCGCGCATTTCGCCGATTCCCGCCAGTTCGACGGCACGAGCCTGTGGATCACCGTGCAGCGTCGCTTCGTCTACGCCGAGGGGTGCGCGCCGGCGTCATTCGACCGGCAGGCGCTGCGCCAGCAGCTCGAGGCGATTCCGGACGTCGAGCAGGTGTTTATCCGCGTAGGAACGGGCGTGAGCGCGCCTGCCCCCTACAAGACGCTTGCCGCGCCGGACCGGCCAACCGGCGCCGACGATGCGCAATGA
- a CDS encoding GntP family permease, protein MSFVIVLAALAFLMFAAYRGYSVILVAPIAALGAVLLTDPAAVAPVFSGIFMEKMVGFVKLYFPVFLLGAVFGKVIELSGFSESIVAAAIRYIGRSRANAVIVAVCALLTYGGVSLFVVVFAVYPFAAELYRQSNIPKRLMPGAIALGAFSFTMDSLPGTPQIQNIIPTTFFKTTAWAAPGLGIAGSLFIIVVGLAFLEWRRRSAMAKGEGYGTSLVNEPERVETSQLPHPLLAVAPLVLVGVANFALTRWLPQWYGASYTVAPDVLPGVHAPVTATIKSVVAIWAVEGALLLGILLVVATAFGRVSERFATGTKAAVAGALLASLNTASEYGFGGVIAALPGFIVVSDALKSIPNPLVNAAVSVSSLAGITGSASGGMSIALAAMSDLFIKSAEAAHIPMEVLHRVVAMASGGMDTLPHNGAVITLLAVTGLTHRESYRDIFAVTVIKTLAVFFVIALYYATGLV, encoded by the coding sequence TTGTCCTTTGTCATCGTCCTTGCCGCTCTGGCATTTCTGATGTTCGCCGCCTACCGCGGCTACAGTGTGATTCTCGTCGCGCCGATCGCCGCGCTCGGCGCGGTGCTGCTGACCGACCCTGCAGCCGTCGCGCCGGTCTTTTCCGGCATCTTCATGGAAAAGATGGTCGGCTTCGTCAAGTTGTACTTCCCGGTATTTCTGCTGGGCGCCGTATTCGGCAAGGTCATTGAGCTCTCCGGCTTTTCCGAATCGATCGTCGCGGCCGCGATCCGTTACATCGGCCGCTCGCGCGCGAACGCGGTGATCGTCGCGGTCTGCGCACTGCTGACGTACGGCGGCGTGTCGCTGTTCGTCGTCGTGTTTGCCGTGTATCCGTTCGCAGCTGAACTCTATCGGCAGAGCAATATTCCGAAACGCCTGATGCCGGGCGCAATCGCGCTCGGCGCATTTTCGTTCACGATGGATTCGCTGCCGGGTACCCCGCAGATTCAGAACATCATCCCAACCACGTTCTTCAAAACCACCGCGTGGGCCGCGCCGGGCCTCGGCATCGCGGGGTCGCTGTTCATCATCGTCGTCGGACTCGCGTTTCTCGAATGGCGGCGCCGTTCGGCGATGGCCAAAGGAGAAGGCTACGGCACGTCGCTCGTCAACGAGCCGGAGCGCGTCGAGACCTCGCAATTGCCGCATCCGCTGCTGGCGGTCGCGCCGCTCGTGCTCGTCGGCGTCGCGAACTTCGCACTCACACGCTGGCTGCCGCAATGGTACGGCGCGTCGTACACCGTCGCGCCCGACGTATTGCCGGGCGTGCATGCACCCGTTACCGCGACGATCAAATCAGTGGTTGCGATCTGGGCAGTCGAAGGTGCGCTGCTGCTCGGCATTCTGCTCGTTGTGGCAACCGCGTTTGGCCGTGTGAGCGAACGCTTTGCAACCGGCACCAAAGCGGCGGTAGCGGGCGCACTGCTCGCGTCGTTGAATACCGCATCGGAGTATGGATTCGGCGGTGTGATTGCAGCGCTGCCCGGTTTTATCGTGGTTAGCGATGCGCTGAAGAGCATTCCGAATCCGCTCGTCAATGCCGCCGTGTCCGTCAGTTCGCTGGCCGGCATCACCGGTTCCGCGTCGGGCGGGATGAGCATCGCGCTCGCCGCGATGTCGGATCTGTTCATCAAAAGCGCGGAGGCCGCGCATATTCCGATGGAAGTGCTGCATCGCGTGGTGGCCATGGCAAGCGGCGGCATGGATACGCTGCCGCATAACGGCGCGGTCATCACGCTGCTGGCGGTGACCGGGCTCACGCACCGCGAGTCGTATCGCGACATTTTCGCTGTGACGGTGATCAAGACGCTCGCGGTGTTTTTCGTCATCGCGCTCTATTACGCAACCGGACTGGTTTAA
- a CDS encoding BON domain-containing protein, translating to MKRRIIQVLLLTAGLALAIPPALAQNDAATTAAPAQSSKQADRALAKAVRRAFSKAQGFDASGVFVKARGGAVTLSGSVKDGSQIAQAEQIARSVPGVTSVSNKLTLFHGGNG from the coding sequence ATGAAACGAAGGATCATTCAGGTGCTGTTGCTAACGGCCGGCTTGGCGCTCGCGATTCCACCCGCGCTCGCGCAAAATGATGCAGCGACGACTGCTGCCCCCGCGCAGTCGTCGAAACAGGCGGACCGGGCGCTCGCCAAAGCAGTGCGGCGCGCTTTTAGCAAGGCTCAGGGTTTCGATGCGTCGGGCGTGTTCGTCAAGGCGCGCGGCGGTGCGGTCACGTTGAGCGGCAGCGTGAAGGACGGTTCGCAGATTGCTCAAGCCGAACAGATCGCTCGCTCGGTGCCGGGCGTGACATCGGTGTCGAACAAGCTGACGTTGTTTCACGGCGGCAACGGCTAG
- a CDS encoding methyl-accepting chemotaxis protein has protein sequence MTYALAADAVDASHDDAAAGSSGRFTPRRRRAFTLQARIALTVALLAALMLAIGGFGLQGGYTANRANRDTYQNKLAATMHIGAAELLIARMRLVLGAATANVDDAVTRRQIARATEYLAQSDDAWRRFVGQPHEPGEASLIEAANQHREALRNAMLAFMDALKKGERAAADRIGTVQLSPLFNDLTVADETLKRTLYTNAQRRYEEAEHSFRTFLIASSTLIAIGLLAAIVGWITLRRAIMRPLEDALGHFNAIAAGDLSRSIETRRADEMGQLLAGLKTMQVQLSKTVTAVRDSCEAIGTATREIAAGTLDLSTRTEEQAASLEETAASMSELTATVKQNADHAQQARGLADDASSAAQSSSGVIGRMTDTMSRIDVSSRKIADITGIIDGIAFQTNILALNAAVEAARAGEHGRGFAVVAAEVRALAQHSSSAAKQIGELVADSVSAAADGTGLVTEAEHAMQQVLGTVQRFALVMNAIVAAALEQRTGIEQVDTAISLMDSITQQNAALVEQASAAAQALDQQSQDLARQVAVFSVR, from the coding sequence ATGACGTACGCTCTGGCCGCCGATGCGGTTGACGCATCACATGACGACGCCGCTGCTGGTTCAAGCGGCCGCTTCACGCCAAGACGCCGCCGCGCCTTCACACTGCAAGCGCGCATTGCGCTGACGGTCGCTTTGCTTGCGGCCTTGATGCTTGCGATCGGTGGCTTCGGTCTGCAAGGCGGTTACACGGCGAACCGTGCGAATCGCGACACGTATCAGAACAAGCTTGCGGCCACGATGCATATCGGCGCGGCCGAACTGTTGATCGCGCGCATGCGTCTTGTGCTCGGCGCGGCAACGGCCAACGTCGACGATGCCGTGACGCGACGCCAGATTGCGCGTGCGACCGAATACCTTGCGCAATCGGACGACGCCTGGCGGCGCTTCGTCGGACAGCCGCACGAGCCGGGCGAAGCGTCCTTGATCGAAGCGGCGAACCAGCATCGCGAGGCATTGCGCAATGCAATGCTCGCGTTTATGGACGCGCTGAAAAAGGGCGAACGCGCGGCGGCCGACCGCATCGGCACCGTGCAATTGAGCCCGCTCTTCAACGACTTGACCGTTGCCGACGAAACATTGAAGCGCACGCTTTACACGAATGCGCAACGCCGTTACGAAGAGGCGGAACATTCGTTCAGAACTTTTCTGATCGCGTCGTCGACGTTGATCGCAATCGGGCTGTTGGCCGCCATTGTCGGCTGGATCACATTGCGCCGCGCGATCATGCGTCCGCTCGAGGATGCGCTTGGCCATTTCAATGCGATCGCGGCCGGTGACCTGAGCCGCAGCATCGAAACTCGCCGTGCGGACGAAATGGGGCAATTGCTTGCCGGCTTGAAAACGATGCAGGTGCAACTATCGAAGACGGTAACGGCCGTGCGCGACAGTTGCGAAGCGATCGGCACCGCGACGCGTGAGATTGCTGCCGGCACGCTCGACCTGTCGACGCGCACCGAAGAGCAGGCGGCTTCGCTCGAAGAAACCGCGGCGAGCATGAGCGAGCTGACCGCAACCGTCAAGCAGAACGCCGACCATGCGCAGCAGGCGCGCGGTCTGGCCGATGACGCCTCATCGGCCGCGCAAAGCAGCAGTGGTGTGATTGGCCGCATGACGGACACGATGAGCCGCATCGACGTGAGCTCGCGCAAGATCGCCGATATCACCGGCATCATCGACGGCATTGCGTTTCAAACCAATATTCTCGCGTTGAATGCTGCCGTTGAAGCGGCACGCGCCGGCGAACATGGCCGCGGTTTTGCCGTGGTCGCCGCGGAAGTGCGCGCACTTGCCCAGCATTCGTCGTCCGCGGCGAAACAGATCGGCGAGTTGGTCGCCGATTCGGTGAGTGCCGCGGCCGACGGCACCGGGTTGGTCACCGAAGCCGAGCACGCGATGCAGCAGGTGCTCGGCACAGTGCAACGCTTCGCGCTGGTGATGAACGCGATCGTGGCGGCCGCGCTCGAACAGCGCACGGGCATCGAACAGGTCGACACGGCGATCAGTCTGATGGATTCGATCACGCAGCAAAACGCTGCGCTCGTGGAACAGGCGAGCGCAGCGGCCCAGGCGCTCGATCAGCAGTCGCAGGACCTCGCACGCCAGGTCGCGGTGTTTAGCGTTCGCTGA
- a CDS encoding MFS transporter encodes MQADRTFNIATLVEEQTTGRFAVGLLFWCFMIMLMDGYDQTAVSFAAPAIIKEWHVARGGFGAVFGAGLLGTLIGSFIFGYIGDRFGRKKAIVSGSLFFGALTLASVWVTSLNELMLLRFIAGIGMGGVIPNSVALVAEYAPKRLRATWVTLMFSGFSIGAGSGGIVSSSLIHRYGWPVMFVVGGGGSLLVAVLLIFTLPESAKLLVVRQRSVDAVRKLVARLRPELQIPADAQFVAGEVQEKKRFVLKLIFSDGLAGITPLLWIVFIVNSMTLYFLQNWLPILMEGIGINPQGAGLITTMFSVGGVIGGLVLCRFVDRHGVLAIISLPALGAPVAAALGFTTSQAWLMLAVFATGFCVVGAQYGLYAVAGMIYPTSFRSAGVGSAISVGKIGSVSGPVIGGLLLSIHLPIAQLFYAAALLFVVTAVFSAVLSVLYRVRFGSQHARDVQPNTQQNKAQPDAVASNAVEPMQRSSVLGDS; translated from the coding sequence ATGCAAGCAGACCGGACATTCAATATCGCGACACTGGTAGAAGAACAAACGACGGGGCGCTTCGCCGTCGGGCTGTTGTTCTGGTGTTTCATGATCATGCTGATGGACGGCTACGATCAGACGGCCGTGTCGTTCGCGGCGCCCGCCATCATCAAGGAGTGGCATGTCGCGCGAGGCGGATTCGGTGCGGTGTTCGGCGCGGGCCTGCTGGGCACGCTGATCGGCTCGTTTATCTTCGGATATATCGGCGACCGTTTCGGCCGCAAGAAGGCGATCGTTTCGGGCAGCCTGTTTTTTGGCGCACTGACGCTCGCATCGGTTTGGGTCACGTCGTTGAACGAATTGATGCTGCTGCGCTTCATCGCCGGCATCGGTATGGGCGGCGTGATTCCGAATTCGGTTGCGCTCGTGGCCGAATATGCGCCGAAGCGTTTGCGCGCGACGTGGGTCACGTTGATGTTCTCGGGCTTTTCGATCGGGGCGGGTTCCGGCGGGATCGTTTCTTCGTCGCTTATTCATCGTTATGGCTGGCCGGTGATGTTCGTGGTCGGCGGCGGCGGATCGCTGCTCGTCGCCGTGCTGCTGATTTTCACGTTGCCGGAATCGGCGAAGCTGCTGGTGGTGCGCCAGCGCAGCGTGGATGCGGTGCGCAAACTCGTCGCGCGGCTGCGCCCGGAGTTGCAGATTCCCGCGGATGCGCAATTCGTCGCGGGTGAAGTGCAGGAGAAAAAGCGCTTCGTGCTGAAGCTGATTTTCTCCGACGGCCTGGCCGGCATCACGCCGTTGCTGTGGATCGTGTTTATCGTTAACTCGATGACGCTCTACTTCCTGCAGAACTGGTTGCCGATTCTGATGGAAGGCATCGGCATCAATCCGCAAGGCGCGGGGCTCATCACGACGATGTTCTCGGTTGGCGGAGTGATCGGCGGCCTCGTGCTGTGCCGTTTCGTCGACCGCCACGGCGTGCTCGCGATTATCTCGCTGCCCGCGCTGGGCGCCCCGGTCGCCGCCGCGCTCGGCTTCACGACATCGCAAGCATGGCTGATGCTTGCCGTGTTTGCGACGGGCTTCTGCGTGGTCGGCGCGCAATATGGCTTGTACGCGGTGGCCGGCATGATTTATCCGACTTCGTTCCGCTCGGCGGGTGTCGGCAGTGCCATTTCGGTCGGTAAGATCGGCTCGGTATCGGGGCCTGTGATCGGCGGCTTGCTGCTGTCGATACATTTGCCGATCGCACAGCTTTTCTATGCGGCTGCACTGCTATTCGTGGTGACGGCGGTGTTTTCGGCGGTCCTGTCGGTGCTGTATCGCGTGCGTTTCGGCTCTCAACATGCCCGCGATGTGCAACCGAACACCCAGCAGAACAAGGCCCAACCTGATGCGGTTGCCTCCAACGCGGTAGAACCGATGCAAAGAAGTTCAGTGCTCGGCGATTCATAA
- a CDS encoding porin, whose product MKTPLLVGGCAALLSCPALAQSSATIYGSIDTGIDFVTNAHGGHLVQESAGKRTPDRWGFLLREDLGGGNSAFARLESGYLSNTGAQINPNSFFNRDAYVGLANDKWGSLSFGNIPDYIYEYVGALNNSVPGISSFYTIGNLDGLANTHPLNNSVKYQTINFHGFQAGVMNSFGNQAGDFSAGRQYSFGVRYGNGIVKFGAAYTMSHNRTADVFGVFSLTSLLGQPLRAGVQFNASRYSTIAVGGSVVIGAFTPHFTYTDVKLENAQGAEHERNYQTGVNIDLSGGAHLYILRVTYDHSTFDNLAFNQYNLFFTHYLSKVTQVYAGVGLQRASGPNAHAEQFGYLASSSNTQTVGRIGINHMF is encoded by the coding sequence TTGAAGACACCATTGCTCGTCGGCGGATGTGCCGCGCTATTGAGTTGTCCTGCGCTCGCGCAGTCGTCTGCCACGATATACGGGAGTATCGATACGGGTATCGACTTCGTGACGAACGCGCACGGAGGCCATCTGGTGCAGGAATCGGCAGGCAAACGGACGCCCGACCGCTGGGGTTTTCTGCTTCGGGAAGACTTGGGCGGCGGCAACTCCGCATTCGCGCGGCTCGAATCCGGCTACCTGTCCAATACCGGGGCGCAAATCAACCCGAACAGCTTCTTCAACCGCGATGCGTACGTCGGGCTTGCGAATGACAAGTGGGGCTCGCTCAGCTTCGGCAATATTCCCGACTACATCTACGAGTACGTCGGTGCCTTGAACAACTCGGTACCGGGTATTTCGTCGTTCTATACGATCGGCAATCTCGACGGACTTGCTAATACGCATCCGCTGAACAACTCGGTGAAGTACCAGACGATCAATTTTCACGGCTTTCAGGCCGGCGTGATGAACAGTTTCGGCAACCAGGCCGGCGATTTCAGCGCGGGACGGCAGTACAGCTTCGGCGTGCGATACGGGAACGGCATCGTGAAATTCGGCGCCGCGTACACGATGTCGCACAACCGTACGGCGGATGTGTTCGGCGTTTTTAGCCTGACGTCGCTGCTGGGCCAACCGCTGCGCGCCGGCGTGCAGTTCAACGCAAGCCGCTACAGCACGATTGCCGTGGGCGGGTCGGTGGTGATCGGCGCATTCACGCCACACTTCACGTACACGGACGTCAAGCTCGAAAACGCGCAGGGCGCGGAGCACGAGCGCAACTATCAGACCGGCGTGAATATCGATCTGAGCGGCGGTGCACACCTTTACATACTGCGCGTGACGTACGACCACTCGACGTTCGACAACCTTGCGTTCAATCAGTACAACCTGTTTTTTACCCACTACCTGTCGAAGGTGACGCAGGTTTACGCGGGCGTCGGCCTGCAGCGCGCGTCGGGACCGAATGCGCACGCCGAACAGTTCGGCTATCTCGCGTCGAGCTCGAATACACAGACGGTTGGGCGGATCGGCATCAACCATATGTTCTGA
- a CDS encoding UbiX family flavin prenyltransferase, with amino-acid sequence MQVRAVPPRRMVVGISGASGVVYGVRLLQLLRQMDIETHLVMSRSAQVTLAHESDYSVADVRALATVCYSNTDIGAAISSGSFPVMGMIVAPCSIKTLSEVATGVTSGLLSRAADVTLKERRRLVLMVRETPLHLGHLRSMTSVTEAGAIVYPPVPAFYANPESIEDMVDHTLGRVLDLFGIETSVVHRWGM; translated from the coding sequence ATGCAAGTCAGGGCAGTCCCGCCGCGGCGCATGGTCGTCGGCATCAGCGGAGCATCGGGCGTCGTATACGGCGTGCGGCTCCTGCAATTGCTCCGCCAGATGGACATCGAAACGCACCTGGTCATGAGCCGCTCCGCGCAGGTCACGCTCGCGCACGAATCGGACTACAGCGTCGCCGACGTGCGCGCACTCGCAACCGTCTGCTACTCGAACACCGACATCGGCGCCGCCATTTCGAGCGGCTCGTTCCCCGTGATGGGCATGATCGTCGCGCCCTGTTCGATCAAAACGCTATCGGAAGTCGCCACAGGCGTGACCAGCGGGCTGCTCTCGCGCGCCGCGGACGTCACCTTGAAGGAGCGCCGCCGGCTCGTGCTGATGGTGCGCGAAACGCCGCTGCATCTGGGCCACCTGCGCAGCATGACGAGCGTCACCGAAGCGGGCGCGATCGTCTATCCGCCGGTGCCCGCATTCTACGCGAACCCGGAATCGATTGAGGATATGGTCGACCATACGCTCGGCCGCGTGCTCGACCTGTTCGGCATCGAGACCTCGGTCGTGCATCGCTGGGGCATGTAG
- a CDS encoding FAD-dependent monooxygenase encodes MKIVIAGAGIGGLTAGVALLKKGFDVTILEQAQALKEIGAGVQLSPNATRVLYQIGVGDTLEGLACEPPGKRVRLWNTGQSWRLFDLGAASREIYGYPYFTLHRADLHQGLADAVYALAPNAIRLGEKVEGIKQSGGTVEVTTVQGNVYEADLLIGADGVHSRVRRALFGPDEPVYSGVMAWRGVIEAEKLPEHLRTAYGTNWVGPGAHVIHYPLRGHKLVNFVGAVERDGWQVESWSERGTLDECLKDFEGWHDDVRALISAIDIPYKWALMVREPMTRWSSGNATLLGDACHPTLPFLAQGAGMAIEDGYLIARCLERYAGDLPRALERYEALRLDRTARVVRGSAANATRFHNPQLAHAEGAAEYVDREWSEERVKERYNWLFEYNVDTVEV; translated from the coding sequence ATGAAGATAGTCATTGCGGGAGCCGGAATCGGCGGGCTGACGGCCGGCGTTGCGTTACTGAAGAAGGGCTTCGACGTCACGATTCTCGAGCAGGCGCAGGCGCTCAAGGAGATCGGCGCCGGCGTGCAGTTGAGCCCGAATGCGACGCGCGTGCTTTACCAGATCGGCGTCGGCGACACGCTCGAGGGCCTTGCGTGCGAGCCGCCCGGCAAGCGCGTGCGGCTGTGGAACACCGGCCAGTCGTGGCGCCTCTTCGATCTCGGCGCGGCGTCGCGGGAGATCTATGGCTATCCGTACTTCACGCTGCACCGCGCCGACCTGCACCAAGGGCTCGCCGACGCGGTCTATGCGCTCGCGCCGAACGCGATCCGCCTCGGCGAAAAGGTAGAAGGCATCAAGCAAAGCGGCGGGACGGTCGAGGTCACCACGGTTCAGGGCAACGTCTACGAGGCCGATCTGCTGATCGGCGCGGACGGCGTGCACTCGCGCGTGCGGCGCGCGCTGTTCGGCCCCGACGAACCCGTCTATTCGGGCGTGATGGCCTGGCGCGGCGTGATCGAAGCGGAAAAACTGCCCGAACATTTGCGCACCGCTTACGGCACGAACTGGGTTGGACCGGGCGCGCACGTCATTCACTATCCGTTGCGCGGCCACAAGCTCGTGAACTTCGTCGGCGCGGTCGAGCGTGACGGGTGGCAGGTCGAATCGTGGTCCGAACGCGGTACGCTCGACGAATGCCTGAAAGATTTCGAGGGCTGGCACGACGACGTGCGCGCGCTGATTTCCGCGATCGATATTCCTTACAAGTGGGCGCTGATGGTGCGTGAACCGATGACGCGCTGGAGTTCCGGTAACGCGACGCTGCTCGGCGATGCATGCCATCCGACGTTGCCGTTCCTCGCGCAAGGCGCCGGCATGGCGATCGAAGACGGTTATCTGATCGCGCGCTGCCTCGAACGCTACGCGGGCGACCTGCCGCGCGCGCTCGAGCGTTACGAAGCGTTGCGTCTCGACCGCACCGCGCGGGTCGTGCGCGGCTCGGCCGCCAACGCGACGCGCTTTCACAATCCGCAACTTGCGCACGCCGAAGGCGCGGCCGAATACGTCGACCGCGAATGGAGCGAGGAGCGCGTGAAAGAGCGCTATAACTGGCTGTTCGAATACAACGTCGATACGGTCGAAGTCTGA
- a CDS encoding VOC family protein, producing MATIPAVLGLHHFAWRCRNAEETRHFYEDILGLPLTHVIRLDRVPSTGEYCPYVHLFFELADGSNIAFFDLGDNTAALPSPNTPAWVNHIAFRVASLDELETMKQRLVENGIEVLGVTDHHFVRSIYFFDPNGLRVELTTVVADAATLEGFKLRARGTLDAWTAEQKKAALETRAA from the coding sequence ATGGCCACGATACCCGCCGTCCTCGGACTGCACCACTTTGCGTGGCGTTGCCGCAATGCCGAGGAGACGCGTCATTTCTACGAAGACATCCTCGGCCTGCCGCTCACGCACGTGATCCGGCTCGACCGCGTGCCGAGCACCGGCGAGTACTGTCCGTACGTGCATCTGTTCTTCGAACTCGCGGACGGGTCGAACATCGCGTTCTTCGATCTCGGAGACAATACGGCGGCGCTGCCGTCGCCGAACACGCCCGCGTGGGTCAATCACATCGCGTTTCGCGTTGCGTCGCTCGACGAGCTCGAAACGATGAAGCAGCGTCTCGTCGAGAATGGCATCGAGGTGCTCGGCGTGACCGATCACCACTTCGTGCGCTCGATCTATTTCTTCGATCCGAACGGATTGCGTGTCGAACTGACCACGGTCGTCGCCGATGCCGCCACGCTCGAAGGCTTTAAACTACGCGCTCGCGGCACGCTCGATGCGTGGACCGCGGAACAGAAAAAAGCAGCATTGGAGACACGCGCCGCATGA